In Holophagales bacterium, one DNA window encodes the following:
- a CDS encoding LysR family transcriptional regulator, whose translation MATPDLNLLVTLDVLLTEGSVAGAARRLRLSPSAMSRALARLRATTGDPLLVRAGRGLVATPRALELRERVGQLVQESAAVLRPVERLDLRELVRTFTLRTSEGFVETFGPELLARAGEQAPKVTLRFVPKTNKDSAPLRDGSVDLETGVVARTTGPELRAQALFRDRFVGVVRADHPLAQGEVTAARYAASRHIQVSREGLDRGPIDEALRTRGLEREIVTIVGGFATALALARRSDLVASVPERHTAGLRAGMHSFPLPVPVPEVTVSLLWHPRQQADLAHRWLRALVLATCAMPR comes from the coding sequence ATGGCCACGCCCGACCTCAACCTCCTGGTGACCCTCGACGTGCTGCTCACCGAAGGCAGCGTGGCGGGAGCGGCGCGACGGCTGCGGCTCAGCCCCTCGGCGATGAGCCGCGCCCTGGCGCGTCTGCGGGCGACGACCGGAGATCCACTGCTCGTGCGAGCGGGGCGCGGCCTCGTGGCGACGCCCCGAGCGCTCGAGCTGCGCGAACGCGTCGGCCAACTCGTCCAGGAGAGCGCCGCCGTGCTCCGACCGGTCGAACGACTCGACTTGCGGGAGCTCGTCCGGACCTTTACCTTGCGGACCAGCGAGGGCTTCGTCGAGACCTTTGGACCGGAGCTCCTCGCTCGGGCCGGCGAGCAGGCGCCGAAGGTCACCCTGCGCTTCGTCCCGAAGACGAACAAGGACAGCGCGCCGCTGCGCGACGGCAGTGTCGACCTCGAAACCGGCGTCGTCGCGAGGACGACCGGCCCCGAGCTCCGGGCCCAGGCCCTGTTCCGCGATCGCTTCGTCGGTGTCGTACGGGCCGACCATCCGCTCGCCCAGGGCGAGGTCACCGCCGCGCGCTATGCGGCGAGCCGGCACATCCAGGTTTCGCGAGAGGGTCTCGACCGAGGGCCGATCGACGAGGCGTTGCGGACGCGGGGACTCGAGCGGGAGATCGTCACCATCGTCGGCGGCTTCGCGACCGCCCTCGCGCTCGCACGCCGCTCCGACCTCGTCGCCAGCGTCCCCGAACGCCACACCGCGGGTCTGCGCGCGGGGATGCACAGCTTTCCCCTGCCGGTCCCCGTCCCCGAGGTGACCGTCTCGCTGCTCTGGCACCCGCGCCAGCAGGCCGACCTCGCCCACCGCTGGTTACGCGCGCTCGTGCTCGCGACCTGCGCGATGCCACGCTGA